A window of the Tunturibacter empetritectus genome harbors these coding sequences:
- the miaB gene encoding tRNA (N6-isopentenyl adenosine(37)-C2)-methylthiotransferase MiaB, whose protein sequence is MSKTFYIETFGCQMNAHDSEKVIGTLEQQGYARVQDEDAAGLILYNTCSIRDKAEQKVFHRLNEYKKLQGEGKKFAVLGCVAQQEGEKIFEKAPYVSMVAGSASYRNLPEMLRRLEAGEERITGLDDRQTELTFETEFTARSNPHRGYITIIEGCDKFCAYCVVPYTRGKERSRTAASVLVEAKKMVDLGFTEIQFLGQNVNSYRDPSGRMSFAELLVAVGELPGIRRVRFTTSHPRDFTRDIVQAIDATPTLCDHIHLPVQSGSTAVLKAMSREYTREWYLERMSWIKAAKRDISITSDMIVGFPGETDADFEETITLVGEVKYDAVFAFKFSPRPNTPAVTMADSIPDELKSERLRILMDRQREIQREHYGRHLGEMQEVMVESYNPSRNQVVGRSSQNKTVNFSTAQIAQAQPPIGSYLPVRITQTLPNCLVGEAIADADPLPFVAVQRAADFVVLN, encoded by the coding sequence GTGAGTAAGACTTTTTACATTGAGACGTTTGGCTGCCAGATGAACGCCCATGACTCTGAGAAGGTCATCGGGACGCTGGAGCAGCAGGGCTATGCCCGCGTGCAGGATGAGGATGCGGCCGGGTTGATCTTGTATAACACCTGTTCGATTCGCGATAAGGCGGAGCAGAAGGTGTTCCATCGGCTGAATGAGTACAAGAAGCTGCAGGGTGAGGGGAAGAAGTTCGCTGTGCTTGGCTGCGTCGCCCAGCAGGAGGGCGAGAAGATCTTCGAGAAGGCTCCGTATGTGTCGATGGTGGCAGGGTCGGCTTCGTATCGGAACCTGCCGGAGATGCTGCGGAGGCTGGAGGCTGGGGAGGAGCGGATCACTGGGCTCGATGACCGGCAGACAGAGTTGACGTTTGAGACGGAGTTTACGGCACGGTCGAATCCGCATCGTGGGTACATCACGATCATTGAGGGGTGCGACAAGTTTTGCGCATATTGTGTTGTGCCTTACACGCGGGGCAAGGAACGCAGCCGGACTGCGGCTTCGGTGCTGGTTGAGGCGAAGAAGATGGTGGATCTTGGGTTCACGGAGATTCAGTTTCTTGGACAGAACGTGAACTCGTATCGCGATCCTTCGGGGCGGATGTCGTTTGCGGAGCTGCTGGTTGCGGTTGGAGAGCTGCCGGGGATTCGGCGCGTGCGGTTTACGACGTCCCATCCGCGGGACTTTACGCGGGACATTGTGCAGGCGATCGACGCTACGCCAACGCTCTGCGATCATATTCATCTTCCGGTGCAGTCGGGTTCGACCGCGGTGCTGAAGGCGATGTCGCGGGAGTATACGCGGGAGTGGTATCTGGAGCGGATGAGCTGGATCAAGGCCGCTAAACGCGACATCAGCATTACGAGCGACATGATTGTGGGTTTTCCGGGTGAGACGGACGCGGACTTTGAGGAGACCATTACGCTGGTGGGCGAGGTGAAGTATGACGCGGTGTTTGCGTTCAAGTTTTCGCCGAGACCGAATACGCCGGCGGTGACGATGGCGGACAGTATTCCCGATGAGCTGAAGTCGGAGCGGCTGCGGATTTTGATGGACCGGCAGCGAGAGATTCAGCGGGAACACTACGGACGACACCTGGGCGAGATGCAGGAGGTGATGGTGGAGAGCTACAATCCTTCGCGCAACCAGGTGGTGGGGCGCAGCTCGCAGAATAAGACGGTGAATTTTTCGACAGCACAGATTGCGCAGGCACAACCTCCGATTGGGAGTTATCTGCCGGTGCGGATTACGCAGACGCTGCCGAACTGCCTGGTGGGTGAGGCTATCGCCGATGCGGACCCTTTGCCTTTTGTGGCGGTGCAGCGGGCCGCGGATTTTGTGGTGCTCAACTAA
- a CDS encoding ArnT family glycosyltransferase, giving the protein MFTKIRSTICSPASFCALALLIGVILARPMLEMGIYDDWSYIWSARVLSETGHIVYNGWSTAMLGWQLYLGALFFKLFGFSFLLARVSILMVAMATVMLIQRLFVRFGINEWNATMGTLAIALSPLFLPLAFSFMSDIPGIFCLVLCIYSCTRAIEEHTDRAAIGWLVFAALSNDVGGTVRQIAWLGALIIVPSAAWQMRKRSRVPVVGAALWMISVIFIGACMHWFSHQPYSVPEPMFHRPHGSEKAQWANSVIRNGLALFLFALPILVAFIAKFPFAERRPRNEAIAAAAVVLVAVALLIFLHKPESLLVLLGTYAGSIVVVDDLSYTLQLALSVLTLAGIGGLLLFYRNASYLTDHALAYKAAPSTRSFLVLLGPFTVTYLLLLLTRLHLYDRYLLPLLIVAVAVLLRLYEKKIGGRLPSVCLFLLLLFGAFAVTRMHDLFAFYRAQLAAADEVLRAGVPRTEIQGTFEYDAWTQLEVTGYVNDDRLRIPVGAYHPWSCPEDIPENCYSWFAAHTPAVNPRYVLTFDQTSCFKPSQFSPVLYHTWFTPHQRMLFIQEVH; this is encoded by the coding sequence TTGTTTACAAAAATTCGGTCCACGATTTGCAGTCCTGCTTCATTTTGTGCACTCGCCCTTTTGATAGGAGTTATACTCGCCCGTCCGATGCTCGAAATGGGTATCTATGACGACTGGTCGTACATATGGAGTGCCCGTGTACTTTCCGAGACGGGACACATTGTTTATAACGGTTGGTCGACCGCCATGCTCGGTTGGCAACTCTATCTAGGCGCACTTTTCTTTAAGCTCTTTGGGTTTTCTTTCCTGCTCGCTCGCGTCTCTATCCTGATGGTTGCGATGGCGACGGTCATGCTGATCCAGCGTCTCTTTGTGCGCTTCGGCATCAATGAGTGGAATGCAACGATGGGGACTCTTGCGATTGCACTTTCGCCACTGTTTTTGCCGCTTGCTTTTAGCTTTATGTCGGACATTCCGGGTATCTTCTGCCTTGTTCTCTGTATCTACAGTTGTACACGCGCAATTGAGGAACACACGGACCGGGCAGCCATAGGATGGCTCGTGTTTGCTGCGCTCTCAAATGATGTGGGGGGCACTGTGCGCCAAATCGCATGGCTGGGTGCTTTGATTATTGTGCCGTCCGCCGCATGGCAGATGAGGAAAAGGTCACGGGTTCCAGTAGTAGGCGCCGCGTTATGGATGATTAGCGTTATTTTTATTGGCGCTTGCATGCATTGGTTCAGTCATCAACCTTACTCGGTTCCGGAGCCAATGTTTCATAGGCCTCACGGATCAGAAAAAGCTCAATGGGCGAACTCGGTGATAAGGAACGGTCTCGCACTTTTTTTGTTCGCGCTACCGATCTTAGTTGCATTTATCGCAAAGTTTCCTTTCGCTGAGCGGCGACCCCGCAATGAAGCTATCGCTGCGGCAGCCGTCGTCTTAGTTGCTGTGGCATTGCTTATCTTTTTACATAAGCCGGAGAGCCTACTTGTACTGCTTGGGACCTATGCGGGCAGTATTGTCGTCGTAGATGATCTTTCGTACACTCTGCAACTGGCTCTGTCTGTCCTGACTTTGGCTGGCATCGGCGGCCTGCTGCTTTTTTACCGAAACGCTTCCTATCTGACGGACCATGCTCTGGCGTACAAGGCTGCGCCTTCAACAAGATCCTTTCTCGTTCTTTTAGGTCCGTTCACTGTTACCTATCTTCTCCTGCTGCTGACGAGGTTACATCTCTATGATCGCTATCTGCTGCCTCTTCTGATTGTGGCTGTCGCGGTACTTCTAAGACTTTATGAAAAGAAGATTGGCGGCCGGTTGCCATCGGTGTGCCTGTTTCTGCTTCTTCTCTTCGGCGCCTTCGCTGTCACGAGAATGCATGATCTCTTCGCCTTCTATCGAGCACAGCTTGCTGCGGCAGACGAGGTCCTCAGAGCAGGCGTGCCCAGAACGGAGATTCAAGGAACCTTTGAGTATGACGCATGGACGCAACTTGAAGTCACGGGGTATGTGAACGATGATCGGCTGCGCATTCCGGTCGGCGCCTATCACCCTTGGAGCTGTCCGGAAGATATTCCAGAGAATTGTTACTCATGGTTTGCAGCACACACTCCTGCGGTGAACCCTCGTTATGTACTGACCTTCGATCAGACGTCCTGTTTTAAACCGTCGCAGTTTTCGCCTGTCCTCTATCACACTTGGTTTACACCACATCAGCGTATGCTCTTTATTCAAGAAGTTCACTGA
- a CDS encoding DUF507 family protein: MRISRDKLNKLAHTVADTLAEIPEVDFLEDRNTIRQEARKALEKLLMEETKIDAAARQKIASQRKIIVEGSQEWDILYRKYYNDEVKKLGL; this comes from the coding sequence GTGAGAATCTCTCGTGACAAGCTCAACAAGCTGGCCCATACGGTGGCCGACACTCTGGCGGAGATTCCGGAGGTCGACTTTCTGGAGGATCGGAACACGATTCGGCAGGAGGCTCGGAAGGCTCTCGAGAAGCTGCTGATGGAAGAGACAAAGATCGATGCGGCGGCGCGGCAGAAGATCGCTTCGCAGCGAAAGATCATCGTGGAAGGGTCGCAGGAGTGGGACATCCTGTACCGCAAGTACTACAACGACGAGGTGAAGAAGCTGGGGCTGTAA
- a CDS encoding DUF507 family protein, with the protein MIFSKDYVGYLARQTVKHLVAEKMIHTDKPAVVNERVTAGMVDELALEDRINDEVRVILEAFQDDMRKTGASYPEMFKKVKNELARKYKAVL; encoded by the coding sequence ATGATTTTTTCAAAAGATTACGTTGGATACCTGGCGCGCCAGACCGTTAAGCATTTAGTCGCCGAAAAGATGATCCACACTGACAAACCGGCTGTGGTCAATGAACGCGTCACTGCGGGAATGGTGGATGAGCTGGCGCTGGAAGACCGGATCAACGATGAAGTTCGCGTGATCCTTGAAGCCTTTCAGGACGACATGCGCAAGACCGGCGCGAGTTATCCTGAGATGTTCAAAAAGGTGAAGAATGAGCTCGCCCGCAAGTACAAGGCGGTGCTGTGA
- a CDS encoding (2Fe-2S) ferredoxin domain-containing protein, producing MAKFKHHVFICTNERDESASRPSCSSEGSGKLKSAFKDAVKEAGLKGQVRANELGCLDQCEHGPVVVVYPDAVWYGFVHMKDVEEIVTEHLLRGRPVERLRLADTCLNTESCPHKPMPKRK from the coding sequence TTGGCAAAGTTCAAGCATCATGTTTTTATCTGCACGAATGAGCGGGACGAGAGCGCATCGCGGCCCAGTTGCAGCAGCGAAGGGAGTGGGAAGCTGAAATCGGCCTTCAAGGATGCGGTGAAGGAAGCCGGGTTGAAGGGGCAAGTTCGGGCGAATGAGCTTGGCTGTCTTGACCAGTGCGAGCATGGGCCAGTGGTCGTGGTCTATCCGGATGCGGTCTGGTATGGGTTTGTTCATATGAAAGATGTGGAGGAGATAGTGACGGAACACCTGCTGCGTGGGCGTCCTGTCGAGCGGCTACGGCTGGCGGATACGTGTCTGAATACAGAGAGTTGTCCGCATAAGCCAATGCCGAAGCGTAAGTGA
- the recJ gene encoding single-stranded-DNA-specific exonuclease RecJ has protein sequence MSTAPVGLPAGLPAWTTRPADETAVKTLVEALGCPQAVAHILVSRAISNPEAANTFFTPSLDDLLDPMLMLGMEIAVARIQHAVRSNEPILIYGDYDVDGTTATVLLKTAIERIAPKETPAIVTYHVPHRIREGYGMQNGVLGQAAASGIRLVISVDTGIRAFAAAEEAKALGMDLIVTDHHLPDGVIGIPEAVAVLNPAQQNCSYPFKHLCGAAVAFKLAHALLLAATETEEQHTKLKRSLIPSFLKLVAIATIADSVPLEGENRVIAALGLKELRNPVQPGLRALMQVAQIPINRPPTATEVGFRLAPRINAAGRMDIAGDVVELFLTKDPARATDLAEKLNRLNDERRATEAKALEAIEAQLATLRNSLGDYLAECIILDDPEWHRGVLGILASRVVDRTGRPAIVMTHEDGHAHGSGRSIAGFHLLDAISAVHEPLTSSDTPLFSRFGGHAHAVGFSMPFDHMPLLRERMQRYGATRLTGEITAPPLECDAELLLSDLTQSFYDWLMRCEPFGIGNREPVFLTRNLTLSEPVRFIKEKHICLQLQSPSLQSSGTTNRISALGWSRTIDWPARCAEIGLDTGSQLDVVYRLKAKTNPQFPGLELELVALRPA, from the coding sequence ATGTCCACCGCCCCCGTTGGACTCCCAGCTGGGCTGCCAGCTTGGACCACCCGCCCCGCAGACGAGACTGCCGTTAAGACGCTCGTTGAAGCCCTCGGCTGCCCCCAGGCAGTCGCGCACATACTCGTCTCACGAGCTATCTCTAACCCAGAGGCAGCCAACACCTTCTTCACCCCGTCGCTCGATGATCTCCTTGACCCCATGCTCATGCTCGGCATGGAAATAGCCGTCGCCCGCATCCAGCACGCCGTCCGCTCGAACGAACCCATCCTCATCTACGGTGACTACGACGTCGACGGCACCACCGCCACCGTCCTACTCAAAACCGCCATCGAACGCATCGCTCCCAAAGAAACTCCAGCCATCGTCACCTATCACGTTCCCCATCGCATCCGCGAGGGCTACGGCATGCAGAACGGCGTCCTCGGTCAGGCCGCAGCCTCTGGCATCCGTCTCGTCATCAGCGTCGACACCGGCATCCGCGCCTTCGCTGCAGCCGAAGAAGCAAAGGCCCTCGGCATGGACCTCATCGTCACCGACCACCATCTCCCCGACGGGGTCATCGGCATTCCGGAGGCGGTTGCGGTGCTTAATCCTGCCCAGCAGAACTGCTCCTACCCCTTCAAACACCTCTGCGGCGCGGCGGTGGCCTTCAAACTAGCCCACGCTCTCCTCCTCGCCGCAACCGAGACCGAAGAGCAACACACAAAGTTGAAACGCAGCCTCATTCCCTCGTTCCTCAAGCTGGTCGCCATCGCCACCATCGCCGACTCGGTCCCCCTCGAAGGAGAAAACCGCGTCATCGCGGCCCTCGGTCTCAAAGAGCTCCGCAACCCGGTCCAACCCGGCCTCCGCGCCCTCATGCAGGTGGCGCAGATCCCCATCAACCGCCCACCCACCGCGACGGAGGTCGGCTTTCGACTCGCCCCACGCATCAACGCCGCAGGCCGAATGGACATCGCCGGCGATGTCGTCGAGCTCTTCCTAACCAAGGACCCCGCCCGCGCCACCGACCTCGCAGAGAAGCTCAACCGCCTCAACGACGAGCGCCGCGCCACCGAAGCCAAAGCCCTCGAAGCCATCGAAGCCCAGCTAGCCACCCTGCGCAACAGCCTCGGAGATTACCTCGCCGAGTGCATCATCCTCGACGACCCCGAGTGGCACCGCGGCGTTCTCGGCATCCTCGCCTCTCGCGTCGTCGACCGCACCGGCAGACCCGCCATTGTCATGACCCACGAAGACGGCCACGCCCACGGATCCGGCCGCTCCATCGCCGGCTTCCACCTACTCGACGCCATCAGCGCGGTCCACGAGCCGCTCACCTCATCCGACACCCCGCTCTTCTCCCGATTCGGCGGCCACGCTCACGCTGTCGGCTTCTCCATGCCCTTTGATCACATGCCCCTCCTTCGCGAACGCATGCAGCGCTACGGCGCCACCCGCCTCACCGGAGAGATCACCGCACCACCGCTCGAGTGCGATGCCGAGCTCCTCCTCAGCGACCTCACGCAGAGTTTCTATGACTGGCTCATGCGCTGCGAGCCCTTCGGCATCGGCAACCGCGAACCCGTCTTTCTCACCCGCAACCTCACCCTCTCCGAGCCAGTTCGATTCATCAAAGAGAAACACATCTGCCTTCAGCTTCAGAGCCCCAGTCTTCAGAGCTCCGGCACAACCAACCGCATCAGCGCGCTAGGGTGGAGCCGCACCATCGACTGGCCCGCCCGCTGTGCTGAAATAGGCCTCGATACAGGCTCGCAGCTCGATGTCGTTTACCGGTTGAAAGCCAAAACCAATCCCCAGTTCCCCGGTCTCGAGCTCGAATTAGTCGCTCTCAGGCCCGCCTGA
- a CDS encoding efflux RND transporter periplasmic adaptor subunit, whose amino-acid sequence MPTTETRRLNPVMLWGIFLAIIVIGFIIVRSSTRDLVGVRVAVVDHQNIVSSVSTSGKVEPVEQFPAVASTPGVVEKVYVDVGQKVKTGQLLLKMDDADAVAKIAAANSAVHNAEATLHDIGQGGSQDERIGFSGDLSRAEQQQQQAAKDLAALKALQQKGAASASEVASAEQRLQSADSSLKGLQTRSTQRYGATDRSRAEAQLADARASLAAAQAAYANANIRAPFAGTVYSIPVSNYDFVPAGENLLDEADLNRIQVRAYFDEPEIGKLAVGQAVKIVWDAKPTQAWHGHISRAPSTVITYGTRNVGECIITVDDARGDLLPNTNVTVTATTSQRFNVLSVPREALHTEGGDFVFRVVNNRLVRTPVQVGVGVNLTRVEIVSGLSEKDTVALSAVNNRELTNGLPVKIVE is encoded by the coding sequence ATGCCCACTACTGAGACAAGACGCCTGAATCCTGTAATGCTGTGGGGCATCTTCCTCGCCATCATTGTCATCGGCTTCATCATCGTGCGCTCCTCTACCCGCGATCTGGTTGGCGTTCGCGTCGCAGTCGTCGACCACCAGAACATTGTCAGCTCCGTCTCAACCAGCGGCAAGGTTGAACCCGTCGAACAGTTCCCTGCCGTTGCGTCCACTCCAGGCGTCGTCGAAAAGGTTTACGTCGATGTTGGCCAGAAGGTCAAGACAGGCCAGCTCCTCCTCAAGATGGATGACGCCGACGCCGTCGCCAAGATCGCCGCCGCAAACTCCGCCGTTCACAACGCCGAAGCGACCCTCCACGACATCGGCCAGGGAGGCTCGCAGGACGAGCGCATCGGATTCTCCGGCGATCTCAGCCGCGCCGAGCAGCAGCAGCAGCAGGCTGCAAAGGATCTCGCTGCGCTCAAGGCACTCCAGCAGAAGGGTGCCGCCTCCGCCAGCGAAGTAGCCTCCGCCGAGCAGCGCCTGCAGTCCGCCGACAGCTCCCTCAAAGGCCTTCAGACTCGCAGCACCCAGCGCTACGGCGCCACGGATCGGTCCCGTGCCGAAGCCCAGCTGGCGGATGCCCGCGCCTCCCTCGCCGCCGCTCAAGCAGCCTACGCCAATGCCAACATCCGCGCGCCATTCGCTGGAACCGTCTACTCCATCCCCGTCTCCAACTACGACTTCGTCCCCGCCGGCGAAAACCTCCTCGATGAAGCCGACCTCAACCGAATTCAGGTCCGCGCCTACTTCGACGAGCCCGAGATCGGAAAACTCGCAGTAGGTCAGGCCGTCAAGATCGTCTGGGATGCAAAGCCCACACAGGCCTGGCACGGCCACATCAGCCGCGCCCCCTCCACCGTCATCACCTACGGCACACGCAACGTCGGCGAGTGCATCATCACCGTCGACGACGCCCGCGGCGACCTCCTGCCCAACACCAACGTCACCGTGACTGCCACCACCTCGCAGCGCTTCAACGTCCTCAGCGTGCCCCGCGAAGCCCTCCACACTGAAGGCGGAGACTTCGTCTTCCGCGTCGTCAATAACAGGCTCGTCCGCACCCCGGTTCAGGTAGGAGTAGGGGTCAACCTCACCCGCGTCGAGATCGTCAGCGGCCTCTCCGAAAAGGACACCGTCGCCCTCAGCGCCGTCAACAATCGCGAACTCACCAATGGGCTCCCCGTCAAAATAGTCGAGTAG
- a CDS encoding tetratricopeptide repeat protein, with protein sequence MSTSTRPFPTHPLRLAHAFLLALLVTTPLIAADETQANALLQQGRVDEAAAMLQDILASQPNNALAHQLFCRVYYAQEKADPAIRECELAVANAPDSSEDHMWLARAYGFKAAHASPFSALSLAIKVHNEFERAVQLDPENFHAMSDLGEYYVAAPSMIGGGTDKAQALATRMQPSFPAQAHRLRALIAEKKKNSAAAEAEYQAAVAAGRTPEAYINLGDFYQRQNQPDKMLEALHAAVDLDHRKGPPLVDAASTLSEAHSSPQLAISLLRTYLASSNKTDGAPAFKVHLQLGGLLAQNGDATAAHNEYLAALSLASNYVPARKALQGS encoded by the coding sequence ATGTCAACTTCGACCCGCCCGTTTCCGACACACCCCCTTCGTCTTGCCCACGCGTTCCTGCTCGCCCTACTGGTCACGACTCCCCTAATCGCTGCTGACGAAACCCAGGCCAACGCGCTGCTCCAGCAGGGTCGCGTCGACGAAGCCGCCGCCATGCTCCAGGACATCCTCGCCTCCCAGCCCAACAACGCCCTCGCCCATCAGCTCTTCTGCCGCGTCTACTACGCCCAGGAGAAAGCCGACCCCGCCATCCGCGAGTGCGAGCTGGCCGTAGCCAACGCGCCCGACAGCAGCGAGGATCACATGTGGCTCGCCCGCGCCTACGGATTCAAAGCCGCGCACGCCAGCCCGTTCTCTGCGCTAAGCCTCGCCATCAAAGTCCACAACGAGTTCGAGCGCGCCGTCCAACTCGACCCGGAAAACTTCCATGCCATGAGCGACCTCGGCGAATACTACGTCGCAGCCCCATCAATGATCGGCGGTGGCACCGATAAGGCCCAGGCTCTCGCCACCAGAATGCAACCCAGCTTCCCCGCTCAAGCACACCGGCTTCGCGCCCTCATCGCAGAGAAGAAAAAAAACAGTGCAGCGGCGGAGGCCGAGTATCAGGCCGCCGTCGCCGCAGGCAGAACGCCCGAGGCCTACATCAACCTTGGCGACTTCTACCAACGTCAGAATCAACCAGACAAGATGCTCGAAGCCCTCCATGCGGCAGTAGACCTCGATCACCGCAAAGGTCCTCCTCTGGTCGACGCCGCCAGCACGCTCTCGGAGGCTCACAGCTCACCCCAGCTCGCCATCAGTCTCCTCCGCACCTACCTCGCATCCTCAAATAAGACCGACGGAGCACCCGCCTTCAAAGTTCATCTCCAGCTCGGAGGTCTCCTCGCCCAAAACGGAGATGCCACAGCAGCCCATAACGAATACCTCGCAGCTCTCTCCCTCGCATCGAACTATGTACCCGCCCGCAAAGCATTACAGGGATCGTAG
- a CDS encoding TolC family protein, which translates to MIRLLRQLIACSALACFVTPAIAQISFTSAVGLALKSSPKVLTAQADVNKAQAALDELRDAYVPNVVGASSIGPPSYGFPLGQPSIYNLTAQSLVFSYPQRDYIRGAKASLEAASLALKDVREAVAEDTAITYLALHRDLQRQAVLQQQQGFADHLVTIVQDRLDSGQDTPIGLTTARLTAAQIHLARLRVDDEAATDQAHLARLLGLPPQGISTSASSIPALAGDLTGKSDDINATLVGTSPAVESAYANARSKRQIAVGESQYLWRPQIILDAQYSRYAKFNNLQDYYFRFQQNNAAIGVQITIPFFDVAHKAKAREADADAAHAEHEADSIRDQFFDSRLRIQHAVTELAVRAEIATLDQQLAQQNLDVLMVQLNTGNGNLAGTQMTPKDEQTSRIAEREKFLAVLNANFELQQAQINLMRQSGDLESWISAAMQAQPVTPAKP; encoded by the coding sequence ATGATTCGTCTTCTTCGCCAACTGATCGCGTGCTCTGCTCTGGCTTGTTTCGTGACGCCAGCCATCGCGCAGATATCGTTTACCAGCGCGGTAGGTCTGGCCCTGAAGAGCAGCCCCAAAGTCCTTACCGCACAGGCCGACGTCAACAAGGCGCAGGCCGCCCTCGATGAGCTCAGAGACGCCTACGTCCCGAATGTTGTTGGCGCATCCTCCATCGGCCCTCCCTCGTACGGATTCCCGCTCGGCCAGCCATCCATCTATAACCTCACGGCGCAGTCTCTCGTCTTCAGCTATCCCCAGCGCGACTACATTCGCGGCGCCAAAGCTTCGCTCGAAGCGGCCAGCCTCGCACTGAAGGACGTTCGCGAAGCCGTCGCCGAAGACACTGCCATCACCTATCTCGCACTCCATCGCGACCTTCAGCGGCAGGCCGTCCTCCAGCAGCAGCAAGGCTTCGCCGACCATCTTGTAACCATCGTGCAGGATCGTCTCGACTCTGGTCAGGACACCCCCATCGGTCTCACCACCGCCCGACTCACCGCCGCGCAAATCCATCTCGCCCGTCTTCGCGTAGACGACGAAGCAGCGACAGACCAGGCTCATCTGGCCCGGCTCCTTGGCCTGCCCCCGCAAGGGATCAGCACCTCAGCCAGCAGCATCCCCGCCCTCGCCGGCGACCTTACCGGCAAGTCAGACGACATCAATGCAACTCTGGTCGGTACCAGCCCCGCTGTCGAGTCTGCCTACGCCAACGCGCGTTCCAAGCGTCAGATCGCCGTCGGAGAGAGCCAATATCTCTGGCGGCCGCAGATCATTCTCGATGCCCAGTACAGCCGCTACGCAAAGTTCAATAACCTGCAGGACTACTACTTCCGCTTCCAGCAGAACAACGCCGCCATCGGCGTTCAGATCACCATTCCCTTCTTCGACGTCGCCCACAAAGCCAAAGCCCGCGAGGCAGACGCTGATGCCGCCCACGCCGAGCACGAAGCCGATTCAATCCGCGATCAGTTCTTCGACTCCAGGCTCAGAATCCAGCACGCCGTAACAGAGCTCGCCGTCCGCGCCGAGATCGCCACCCTTGATCAGCAGCTCGCTCAGCAGAACCTCGACGTCCTCATGGTTCAACTCAACACCGGCAACGGAAACCTGGCCGGCACCCAGATGACCCCAAAAGACGAGCAGACCTCCCGCATCGCCGAGCGTGAAAAGTTCCTCGCCGTCCTCAACGCCAACTTCGAGCTGCAACAGGCTCAGATCAATCTCATGCGGCAGAGCGGCGACCTCGAGAGCTGGATCTCCGCAGCCATGCAGGCCCAGCCCGTCACTCCCGCAAAACCCTGA